AAAACAATAGGTGCGCGGGGTGCGGGGCCTCGCTGGGGATAGGGCGGTGTAATAGCTCAAATCCACAAGGATATTTTAATAATTAAGTACAAAAGAAAAATATTGCTATTCGCTTCACCTAGGCATAACCAGCCGACACAAAGTACCTTTGCCCTATGGCTGAACCAACTACCACGCAGCTCTACCTCGTGCCCACGCCCATCGGCAACCTGGAGGACATTACCCTGCGGGCCATTCGGGTGCTGGGCGAGGTGGATACGGTGCTCTGCGAGGACACCCGCACCAGCGGCCGGCTCCTGCAACACCTGGGCCTGAAGAAGCCCCTGCTCAGCTACCACCTGCACAACGAGCACCAGCAGGTACCGCGCCTGCTGGAGCGCCTGGAGCGTGGCGAAACCATGGCCCTCGTCTCCGACGCCGGCACGCCGGGAATCTCCGACCCCGGCTTTTTGTTGGTGCGCGAGTGCCTGGCACGGGGCCTGAAAGTGGAGTGCCTGCCCGGCCCCACGGCCTTCGTGCCGGCTTTGCTCAAGTCGGGCTTCGGGGCCGAGCGGTTCGTGTTCGAGGGGTTTTTGCCGGTGAAGAAGGGCCGCCAGACCCGCTTGCGGGAGCTGGCCGACGAGCCTCGCACCCTGATCTTCTACGAGTCGCCGCACCGCATCGTGAAGACGCTGGAGCAGCTGGCCGAGGCGCTGGGGCCGGACCGCCCGGCCTCGGTGAGCCGGGAGCTGACCAAGCTGTTTGAGGAAACCGTAAACGGCACGCTGGCAGAGCTGGCCGCCGACTTCGGGGCCCGCCCCGCCATCAAAGGCGAAATTGTAGTGGTTGTACAAGGAAAACGAGAAGAGCGCCGTGCCGACTAAAACCTACGCTACCCCAACCCCTGCCGCCCCGGTAGCCGCCCTGCCAGGCGCCGGCCGGGGCACCTGGCAGTCCGCTTTGCTGGCCCTGCTGGGCGCCGGCCTGTTGTGGGCCGGCTGGCCCGTGCACCCGGCCCCGCTGGCCTTGCTGCTGCTGGTAGCCTGGGTGCCCTACCTGTGGCTGGAAGACGGCCTGACCCGGCAAGGCGCGTCGGGCTGGAAGGTCTGGGCCTACAGCTACCTGCTGCTGGTGCTCTGGAACCTGTTTACCACCTACTGGGTCAGCTACAGCACCGTGGGTGGCGGCGTCACGGCCGTGGTGGCCAATGCTCTGCTGATGAGCCTGCCGCTCACGGCCTTTCGCCTTACCAAGCAGCGCCTGGGCCCGCGGGTCGGCTACGTGGCGCTGCCTATTTACTGGATTGCCTTCGAGCAGCTGCACTTGCACTGGTTTCTGACCTGGCCCTGGCTCACGCTCGGCAACGGCTTCGCCCAGGCCAACCAACTCGTGCAGTGGTACGAGTACACCGGCTTCCTCGGCGGCTCGGTGTGGAGTTGGACGGTGAATATTCTGGTGTTTCTGTCAGTTAAAAAGTATCAATTAAAAATTAAAGATGACGCAGTTTCTACTGGTAACCAGAACGATGTAAACCAGA
This region of Hymenobacter sp. YIM 151500-1 genomic DNA includes:
- the rsmI gene encoding 16S rRNA (cytidine(1402)-2'-O)-methyltransferase, encoding MAEPTTTQLYLVPTPIGNLEDITLRAIRVLGEVDTVLCEDTRTSGRLLQHLGLKKPLLSYHLHNEHQQVPRLLERLERGETMALVSDAGTPGISDPGFLLVRECLARGLKVECLPGPTAFVPALLKSGFGAERFVFEGFLPVKKGRQTRLRELADEPRTLIFYESPHRIVKTLEQLAEALGPDRPASVSRELTKLFEETVNGTLAELAADFGARPAIKGEIVVVVQGKREERRAD